The genomic DNA GGAGACTATCGCGATCTTATGAGCGGCGTCGAACATTGCATCGAGCATGGCATCTCCGATCGCGATCGGGTTGGAGACATCGGCTGGAGCTACGGCGGCTACATGTCCTCCTTGGCGATCACACAGTCTAAGCGGTTTCGAGCGGCCAGCGTCGGCGCCGGTGTGACGAACCTGATGAGTTTCAACGGCACGGCGGATATCCCCGGCTTCCTGCCCGACTACTTCGGCGGCGAGTTCTGGGACGGTCTCGAGCCTTATCGAGCCCACTCGGCGATGTTTCATGTGAAAGGTGTCGATACGCCGACGCTGATTCAACACGGTGAGCGGGACGAGCGAGTCCCCCTGTCGCAAGGGCAAGAACTCTACAACGCGCTGAAACGGCAAAAGTGTCCGACTACGATGATCATCTATCCTCGCACGCCGCACGGAATCGAAGAGCCGCGATTGCTCTTGGATTGCATGACACGAAATATCGAATGGTTCGAGCGATATCTGCAAGCAAAGAAGTGAAGCTTTCCGAAATCGATCTGCTGATGGTAACGCGAGCGGCTACTTTTCTCCCGAGGAAAACACGACATGACACGAAGCCGCCGGCTGTCGATCCTGTTCGCTTGGGAAGTTTGCGCCTGGGGATCGCTGTTCACAATTACGAATCTCTTCGCCGGCGAGCCGAATCGTCGCCCGATCGCGGTCGAGGCGAAGCGAGGAATGGTCGTCTGCGTTTCACCGCCGGCGGCGGAGGCAGGAGTCGGCGTGCTACGTCGCGGCGGAAATGCCGTCGATGCCGCCACGGCCGTCGCACTGGCGATGGCCGTCACGTTTCCGGAAGCGGGAAATATCGGCGGCGGCGGCTTCATGCTCGTGAAGCCGGCCTCGACCTCCGACGAGCCGGTCTGTTTCGACTATCGCTAGACCGCTCCGAGTGTCTGCCGCGCCGATACATTCGTCAATGAGACCTCGCAACTCGGCCCGAAGACGGTCGGCGTCCCCGGCACGGTTCGGGGATTGGAGCTCGCGCATAAGCGCTTCGGAAAACTTCCCTGGCGCGACCTCGTGTTGCCGGCCGGCGCCTTGGCTCGTGACGGTTTCGCGCTCGACCCCGGCACTGCCGGAGCGCTCAACGGCCTCATCGCGAAGCATTCGGCGACTTTTCCGGAGTTTGCTCGTGTGTTTCGTAAGTCGGACGGCACCGTCTGGAATGCAGGCGATGTCTTGCGACAGCCCGATCTGGCAGCGACTCTGCAACGAATCGCAGATCATGGCCCCGACGATTTTTACTCCGGACGTACCGCCGAACTCATCGTCGACGAGATGAATCGCGGCGGTGGCTTCATCGCGCGCGACGACTTGCACGGCTACCGGGCCGTGGCGCGCCGTCCGATCCACGGCGTTTACCGGGGCTACGACGTCTATTCTTCGCCGCCGCCGAGTTCCGGCGGCACGGCAATCGTCACGATGCTCAATATTTTGGAGCGATACCCGCTGCGCGAATACGGCCGATACGATCCCCGTACTTTGCATTTAATGACCGAAGCGATGCGCCGCGCATACGCTGATCGGGCGAAGCACCTGGGTGATCCCGACTTCACCACGATTCCGGCCGAGCTCGTGACCAAAACCCACGCCGCGAACGTCGCGAAGTCGATCGAAGCCGAGCGTGCGACTCCGAGCGCCGCGGTCGCACCGGAAATCAAACTCGCCGAGGAAGGAGAATCGACGACTCATTTCTCGGTGATCGACGCCGACGGTATGGCCGTCGCCAATACCTATACGCTCCAAAACAGCTATGGCTCGATGGTCGTCGTCGCCCGCGGCGGCTTCCTGCTCAACAACGAAATGACCGATTTCAATTGGCGGCCGGGCATCACGGATCGGCAAGGTCGCATCGGCACGCCGGCGAACGTCGTCGCTCCAGGCAAGCGGATGCTCAGTTCGCAATCTCCGACGATCGTTGTTCGCGACGGACGTGCGATCTTGGTGACGGGAAGTCCGGGGGGACGAACGATTCCCAACACCGTGCTCAACGTTTTGATCAACGTTCTGGATTTCGAGATGGATATCGACGAGGCGGTCGCCGCGCCGCGCTCGCATCATCAGTGGTTTCCGGACGTCCTCAAGCTGGAAGCCCCGGCGGAGCGTGACGTCCCGTCAGTCGCGACGCTGCGGGCTTGGGGACATTCGATCGATCCTCGCCCGAGCCGCCAAGGCGATGCTCATTCGATTCTCATCCGCAACGGTTGCGTGACCGGCGCGGCCGACACGCGCCGCGCCGCTGCGATGGCGGTCGCCGAATAGCGGCGACGCTGCGGCCCGACCGACTTTCGCGACGTCTCACGATGAGTTGAGTTCCTTCCGATTCGTATCGAGTCCAATGATGCCCGACTTTCACTCGCTCCGTCGCAAGGTGGTTTCGGTCGCAGTCATCTCCTTTGTCGTGGCCTGCGGGTCCATCGGGCTTGCCGCCGAACCGGTGCCGAAGGAAGGCCTGCTGATTCCGAAAGACAAAGCGGCGGAGACGCGCCGCTGGGTACTAAGTCTGCGAAATGAGCCGCTGCTCGACGGTCAGCATGGAATCCGTACCGCGGCGGATCGCGCCGTCTCTCAGTGGCCGGCGACGCGCGCGGCCGTCGAGCCGCACGTGCCGAAGATGCTCGATCTTTTGTACGAGTCGAACCGGCCCGAGGTCGCTTCGCCGGATGTTCGCGAGGCGTCGAAAAAACTCGGGGAAGCTTTCCACGACATCGCCTTCCTCGGCTTCCTCTACTTTCTTACGGCCGAAAAGAAGTACGCCGACACGGCCTACGAGATTCTGGACCTTGCGGGACGTGTGCCGCGCTGGGGCTGGTTCAATTGGGACGGCTCGCACATGCCTCAGATTCACTACGGGCAGTACGTGCGGACGGCGGCGTTTTGCCTCGACTTCAGTTGGGACGGATGGAATGCGGAGCAGCGTGGCCGCGCGGCGCAGATCGTCGCCGAGAAAGGGGTCGAAAGCTACTGGCGGATCGTCAGCCTGCCGCCGTTCATGGCGATGCATCACTTGCGAGCCAAGAATCAAGGAAACAACGCACTCGCAGCCGCACTGATCGCCGCCGTCGCCGTCGGCGATTCGGTGCCTGACAACCGTGTTTGGTTCAACAGCCTGCTGCAGACCTATTGCTGGATCATGGCACACGACATCGGTTGGGCCGGAACTAACCTTGAGTCGGGCCTCGACGGCTACTGGACGGTTTCGATTCAAAACCTGTATACGGCCGCGGCAGCGCTCAACAACGCCCGCGGAATCGATCTCCGTGCGCATCCGGCGTTCGCCGAAGCGACATGGTATCCGATCATGCACGAAGCGACCGTCGGTACGCGCGACAATTCTTTCTCGAAGCCGTATCCCAAAGACGAGGTCGGCTTGTGGGGCACGATCGAACATAAACCGATCGAGTTGCCGTCGCGACCCGGCGGCAGCGCATGGTGGTACGACTATGCCGCGAGTTTCCCCGATTCGCCGGCGTCGTATTTCATCTCCCGCACGGCCGGTGGTCGGCTCGGCGGCGCTCATCAAAGCGGTCATGCCGAACTCTTGAACCTGCTCTGGGTTCGCCGTGCGACTAGTCCCGCAACTCCGCCGAAGCCGACGCTGAACTTTAAAGCGACGGACCGCGAAGCGATGTTTCGCTCCGGCTATGGTTCACCGCACACGTTTCTCAGTTTCAACGGCGATCTCTTTCTCTCGGCGCGCAACGAGATCCTCGGGTGCACGGGCGGCTTAGCCTGGCATTTTCCGTGGCATCAATATGCCGTCACGGAATCGGTTCTCGAAACCGAAGGCCACCCCTTCTCCCCGAGTATGCTGATCTACGACTCGTTCGACTCTCCGGTGGCAAGCTTCATTCGAACTCGCAGCGCAGCGAGCAACGTGAAGTACTACCGCCGAGCCGGCCAAGCCCGATCACATCAGGAGTATCGCGAACGAACTCGCGACATCATCTATGTTCGGTCCGAAGATCGTGACGCCGTTCACGACTACTTTTTGTTCGTCGACCGAGTTCGACACGACGAACCGAAATGGCACTCCTTCAATTGGCACATCTGGAGTAGGCCCGGCAACGAGGGGAGATACGAACGAGTCGACGATCGAACCGTCGTGGCCCGTCGTCCGAATGCGTCGTTGCTGCTGGCCACGCTTTCCCATGATCGGGTCGGCTACGAAGAACAAGCCATCCCATCGCAGCCGAACGTCTCTTACGTTTTCGACCACAACGCGCGACTCTTGCGTGGAATCGCCGGCGGCGTCACGAAGGTCGAGGCGGCGCCGATCGTCATTCCGGCGAAGCTCTGGAGCGATGCCGCTGCGGTTCGTGTCGACGGACGCGATGCAGCTTTGATCGTCGATCCGATCGGTAAATCACCGAAATTTCGCAGCGCGATCACGCTCGTGCCGGATTGTCGTTACGAAGCGAAAGTCGCCGCTTGCAAAGTACATGGCCGCATCTACGAAAACTTCGCCTGGACGATCGATCTCAAGCTGCTCGACGCCGCCGGCCGAACCTTGCTCGACGCGAGCGAAGCGGCCGAAGATCGCGCCCCGGCGACGCTGCGACTTAGCGATCCGTCGTCGAACGAGGCATCGTATTCCGACTGGCGGACCACCACGACCCACTTCACGGCGCCGGCCGGAGTTGCTGCGATTGAAGCGACGTTGCGGCCTGCTCAATACGGCCACTCGTCGAAGTTGACGCCCGAAACGAAGTTCACGCTGAGCGATCTGACGCTTGCCCCGCTCGGCGTTCCCCAGCGGGCCGCCGACGACTTCCTCGTAACGCTCGCGATGCCGCTGGAGAACGACGTTCCTCTGCCTCGCTACGAGGCGCGTCGGGTGGGAAGTCGAGTGGAAGCGGAAATCGTTCATCCTTCCGGAGCACGCGATCAGGTGATCGTCGAACGAGACGGAAAGGCCGAAGTTGTTCGTAACTCGGCCGGCGAGCGACGCTCGTTGGGCATCGGCGTGAAGCGACTCGAACCTGCCGCGTTCATGTCGTCGGAGCCCGTCAATGCGGCCTTTCTCAATCGGGACGCGCAAGTCACAGGCGATATCGTCGCGACGCAGCGAGCGGAAGTATCCGTTACCGGGCGCTCGCGAACGATCGAGCCGGGAGTTTATCGGTACGTCGGCACGTTCGCTCCGAATCTCGCCGCTGAATCTCTGCAAACGAACACGGTTGCGAATCAGCGGCGGCTGCGGGACGGATTGAAGCCGCTTGCCGCAGCCGCCGAAGCGGAACGTGATCGGTACGTTCTTCAAGGCTGGATAAACGTGGCGCGCGAGGCCATCGAGGTCACGGCATCAGGCACCCGCGACGTTCGCTTCGACGCGCGGCATGTTATCGATGACAAAACATGGGAGATGCCGCTCGACGGAGTGGTCGACTATACCCTCGGCATTATCGCGACGATGCAAAACGGCGGCTACGGACGCGGCGCAACGCCCTACGAAACCGATCTCGCCGAGTGGCCTCTCTATTTCCGCCCGACCTACTGGCTGCTCCCGCTGCGTAAAACGGGCGACCTCACGCTGCGGCTCAAAGAGCCGACGAGAATCAAGATGGTGCGGCTACTCAACACCACCAACGCCGGCTTAAACGACTTTGCGACCACTGAATGTCGACTGGAGTTTCTCGGCTCGAAAGATGACACGCCTCTATGGTCGCGACCGGTGACGTTCGGCAAAGCGTGGGACCATGCGTTCGACGCGGCGTTCGTACGGCCCGACTATTTCGCTTCGTACGGCGAATCGTTTCAGGGCATGCTCGAGCGGGGGGCTCGCGTTCCGTTCGGTGCCGGCTGGGTCGAGGTTCCGGTCGATTATGATAAAGCGGTGGATCGCGTTCGAATTCGGATCGACAAATACTGGGCGGGCGGCGGCGGGTTGAACGAAGTGCAGATCTATGCCCGTTAGAGTCGGATGCTGCCGCTTCGGCCCTCGGTCGATGCAACACATAGGGGAGGTCGCCATGAGAAAAGTGTCGGCGGCGATATTGATGTCGGTCTTGGCCTGTTGGCCGAGTCTTCTTCTTGCGCAAAAGCAACAAGCCCCCGTCGCTTACGATCTGTTGATCCGCGGTGGTCGGATTCTCGACGGGACGGGAAACCCCTGGTTTCACGGCGACGTAGCGATTCGCGACGGGCTCATCGTCGCCGTCGGGCGAGTCGCATCGGGCTCCGCCAAGACCGAAATCGATGCCTCAGGTTATTTCGTCGCTCCCGGATTTATCGACATTCATTCGCATTCCGACACGCTGCTGCTCGAAGACGGCGCCGCCGAGAGCAAGATCCGCCAAGGTGTGACAACGGAGATCCTCGGTGAGGGAGATTCCGCGGGACCGGATCGTTCACCTGATCCGGAGTCGCGCTCGGGCCGGTGGCCGACGCTCGGGTCATACTTCGCGGCGCTAAAGCGTTCGCCCCCTGCGGTGAACGTCGCCTCGTACGTCGGTCTGAACAATATTTGGCGGTCGCAGATGGGCTCTTCATTCGCACGACCGAGCGACGAGCAACGCGAGCGAATGAGGCAACTCATTGACGAAGCGATGCGCGACGGTGCGTTGGGGCTATCCAGCAGCTTGATGATGCCGCCCGGATCGCTAGCGACCACGGACGACATCGTCGATCTGTGCCGCGTGGTCGCGAAGCGGGGCGGTAACTATTCGACGCATGTTCGCAATGAGGGAACCGGCGTCTTCGATGCCGTTCGCGAAGCGATCGAAATCGCCGAACGTGCGAAGCTCCCGGTCGATGTGATCCACATTAAGATCGCCGATCGGAAGGAATGGGGTCGTATGCAGGAAATAATCGAGTTGATCGAAGCCGCACGCCGACGAGGAGTAGACGTTCAGGCGAATGTCTACCCTTACACGCGCGGCAACAACAATCTCTCCAGCATCATCCCTCCGTGGGCCCACGAAGGGGGCAACTCGAAAATGCTCGATCGGTTGAAGGACATGAAGCAACGGCCGCGACTGAAGCACGACATCGAACACGGCGTCGACGGCTGGTACAACCATTATACGGCCGTCGGGCGAGATTGGAGCCGCATGCTCGTCAGCGCCGACAATCGATACAAGGGCCTGACGATGGACCGCGTCTTAGCACTGCGCTCGGCCGGTCGATCTCCAGGTGATCCGCTCGACGAACTCTTCGACGTGCTGATCGAGCAAAGCGGCTCGGTAGGCACGGTCTACGCGCATCATACCGAAGAAGATATGACCGCGGCGTTGGTCCGCCCGTGGTGTTCGATCGGTTCCGACGGTTCGGCGTATGCGATCGACGGACCGCTCAAACGGGGCAATCCGCATCCGCGAAACTTCGGCACGTTTCCGCGAGTGCTCGGCGAATACGTTCGCAAGCGGCCGCTTCTAAGCTGGGAAGATGCCGTGCGAAAGATGACGTCGCTGAACGCCGCGAAGATCGGGCTCGTCGATCGGGGAATGCTCCGCGCCGGAATGGCGGCCGACGTGACGGTCTTCGATCCGTCAACAATCGCGGATCGAGCGACGTTTGAAGAACCTTTTCAATATCCGCTCGGCATCGAGTACGTCGTCGTCAACGGCCGAATCGCGTTGCAGCGGGGCGAGCGAACCAAGGAACGTTCGGGACGCGTATTGCGACACGCGATCGACCTCCCGAAGTAATGCTGCTTTGAAGCTCTGACGATTTCGACTTATTCATTATCCTCATATCGATCGACCGGAAGCCATCCCATGAAGCGCGATATCCGTTATTGCATAGCCGCGATTCTACTCAGCTCTTTCCTCGCACCGCTGACGGCGTCGGCAGCCGAGGAAGATGGGAAGCTGCGAATCGTGGTCTTCGGGGCTCATCCCGACGACGCACAATACAAAGCCGGCGGGACAACCGCGAAATGGGCCAAGCTCGGACACCACGTGAAGCTCGTCTCGGTCACCAACGGCGACATCGGTCATTGGCAAATGACAGGAGCTCCTCTGGCGCAGCGACGTTTGGCCGAAGTGAAGAAAGCCGATGCGATCATCGGAGCGGCCACGGAAGTACTCGATATCCACGACGGAGAGTTGCTGCCGACGCTGGAGAATCGACAACGCTTCATCCGCATCATTCGCCGATGGAAGGCCGACATCGTGATCGCGCATCGGCCATGGGATTATCATCCCGACCACCGCTACGTCGGCGTATTGATGCAAGACGCCGCTTTCATGGTGACGGTGCCGTTCATGTGTCCCGACGTCCCTGCGCTTAAGAAAAACCCTGTGTTCCTCTATTCGAGCGACGGCTTTAAGAAGCCCTATCCGTTTACGGCCGACATCGCCGTTTCGGTCGACGATGTCTTCGATCTTAAGCTCACGGCCATCCACGAAATGCCGTCGCAGCATTACGAGGGTGGAGCGAACGGCAGCGAAGAGTATGTAGCCAAAGTTCCGCCCCAGTCCGACGAAGCAGGCCGCAAGGAGTGGCTTCGTCGCCGCTGGACGGCGCGGCAAGGAGGTGAGGCCGAGCGCTATCGCGAGTCTCTCGTGAAATGGTACGGAGTCGAAAAAGGAGCTGCCGTGAAGTATGCGGAAGCCTTCGAGATCTGCGAATACGGTCGACAGCCGTCGACTGAGGAGATCAAAACCTTATTCCCGTTCTTCCCGTAGAATCCGGCCCGAAAAACCTCCCTACTAGGCCGCGTCGCGCGAGGCGTCGATGATCACGAAACCAACTCCGGAATCGGCTTCCCGTTTTCGACGATCCGGGTCGGCCGGCCGTTGAAGTCTTTGATCATCGTGTTCGCCGAGTCGATTCCCAGGTGATGATAAATCGTCGCCGGGAAATCGCCGGGTCCGCAACGGCGTTCGACGACGTCTTCCCCGCGCTTGTCGGTTGCGCCGATGAAACGCCCCGTCTCGATGCCGCCGCCGGCCCAGAGATTCGAGTAAGCGCGCGGCCGGTGATCGCGACCCGGTTGTTGCGTTCCGGCCGGAGCACCGGCGTTGCCGCCGCCGGTACTCACCGCATAGCTGATCTTGGGCGTGCGTCCGAACTCTCCGGTCACGACGACCAGCACGCGCTCGTCGAGTCCGCGCTCGTAAATACCGAAGCAAACGCTCCGGTGTTCATCCTCAACTGCAACGGCTCGTGAACGGACGTGGTCGTCGACATGCTGCGAACGACGCGAAGATCGTCGGCATGTTGCGCCAACTTCGGAAACAGCTCGCTGATCTCCATGCCGCTACGGCCGTGCTTTGGCGAACTTGAACGCCGAACGCTGGAGCTTGCC from Planctomycetia bacterium includes the following:
- a CDS encoding prolyl oligopeptidase family serine peptidase, whose protein sequence is GDYRDLMSGVEHCIEHGISDRDRVGDIGWSYGGYMSSLAITQSKRFRAASVGAGVTNLMSFNGTADIPGFLPDYFGGEFWDGLEPYRAHSAMFHVKGVDTPTLIQHGERDERVPLSQGQELYNALKRQKCPTTMIIYPRTPHGIEEPRLLLDCMTRNIEWFERYLQAKK
- a CDS encoding gamma-glutamyltransferase translates to MTRSRRLSILFAWEVCAWGSLFTITNLFAGEPNRRPIAVEAKRGMVVCVSPPAAEAGVGVLRRGGNAVDAATAVALAMAVTFPEAGNIGGGGFMLVKPASTSDEPVCFDYR
- a CDS encoding amidohydrolase family protein, whose translation is MPVRVGCCRFGPRSMQHIGEVAMRKVSAAILMSVLACWPSLLLAQKQQAPVAYDLLIRGGRILDGTGNPWFHGDVAIRDGLIVAVGRVASGSAKTEIDASGYFVAPGFIDIHSHSDTLLLEDGAAESKIRQGVTTEILGEGDSAGPDRSPDPESRSGRWPTLGSYFAALKRSPPAVNVASYVGLNNIWRSQMGSSFARPSDEQRERMRQLIDEAMRDGALGLSSSLMMPPGSLATTDDIVDLCRVVAKRGGNYSTHVRNEGTGVFDAVREAIEIAERAKLPVDVIHIKIADRKEWGRMQEIIELIEAARRRGVDVQANVYPYTRGNNNLSSIIPPWAHEGGNSKMLDRLKDMKQRPRLKHDIEHGVDGWYNHYTAVGRDWSRMLVSADNRYKGLTMDRVLALRSAGRSPGDPLDELFDVLIEQSGSVGTVYAHHTEEDMTAALVRPWCSIGSDGSAYAIDGPLKRGNPHPRNFGTFPRVLGEYVRKRPLLSWEDAVRKMTSLNAAKIGLVDRGMLRAGMAADVTVFDPSTIADRATFEEPFQYPLGIEYVVVNGRIALQRGERTKERSGRVLRHAIDLPK
- a CDS encoding PIG-L family deacetylase, which gives rise to MKRDIRYCIAAILLSSFLAPLTASAAEEDGKLRIVVFGAHPDDAQYKAGGTTAKWAKLGHHVKLVSVTNGDIGHWQMTGAPLAQRRLAEVKKADAIIGAATEVLDIHDGELLPTLENRQRFIRIIRRWKADIVIAHRPWDYHPDHRYVGVLMQDAAFMVTVPFMCPDVPALKKNPVFLYSSDGFKKPYPFTADIAVSVDDVFDLKLTAIHEMPSQHYEGGANGSEEYVAKVPPQSDEAGRKEWLRRRWTARQGGEAERYRESLVKWYGVEKGAAVKYAEAFEICEYGRQPSTEEIKTLFPFFP
- a CDS encoding DUF1501 domain-containing protein; translated protein: MYERGLDERVLVVVTGEFGRTPKISYAVSTGGGNAGAPAGTQQPGRDHRPRAYSNLWAGGGIETGRFIGATDKRGEDVVERRCGPGDFPATIYHHLGIDSANTMIKDFNGRPTRIVENGKPIPELVS
- a CDS encoding DUF1501 domain-containing protein codes for the protein MEISELFPKLAQHADDLRVVRSMSTTTSVHEPLQLRMNTGAFASVFTSADSTSACWSS